CGTGACCTTGATCGTCAGCGCATCCTTCGACGGCGGTTCGTACTGCTGGGCCAGAAGCCGGATCGACGGCACCGCGATCACCGCGAGGATCAGCACGGGAATGGCCGTCCAGATGATTTCGATGAGGGTGTTGTGCGTCGTCTTCGACGGCACCGGGTTCGCCTTGGCACGGTAACGGAACATCGCCCAGAGCAGCAGGCCGAGCACGAGCAGCGTGATGATCGTGATCACGGGAAGCAGAATCACATGGTTGAACCAATAGGCCTGTTCACCCACGGGGCTGACCTGCGGCTGGAAATCGATGCCCGCATCGACCGGCTGGCCGACGCCGGGAGTCGGCTTCATCGGCACATAGGTGGCGTCACCCGCCGGAGCCGCCGCAGTCGCCGCCGCATCGGTAGCGGCCGGGGCCGGATTCGCCGGAGCGCCCACGGCGGGGGCTTCGGCCGGAGCCGCGGCCGGCGCCTGCGCATGACCGGCGCCGACCGCGCCGAGCGACAAAGCCGCCGCAATTACAAGGGTTTTCAAGCTCTTCATAAGGATAGTGCCGCCCGTTGCCTGTTGTTCTTATGATGCCCCAGCCCACCCTTCCCCGCTGCCGGACATGCGCCCACGCAGCCATCGGACAGGCTGAATCTCGCGGGCGCTATAGACCCGCTTGCCGCTTGCCTCAAGCATCTCTAACACTATTTTGCGGCTGGCAAATCTTCGCCGCCTAAACCCGCTCGCCCGCCATGGGCGACGCACAGGACAAAAGAATAATCCTTCATGACCGACGATGAAATCCTGGCCGAATTCCGCGCCGCCGACGCCCTGCTCCAGGGCCATTTCCTTCTCTCCTCCGGCCGTCATAGCGAATATTATCTGCAATGCGCACGCGTGCTGATGGATACCGAGCGCGCCGGACGCCTCGCCGCCGCGCTCGCCGCGAAGCTGCCGCGCGAGCTGCGGCAAGCGATCGACATCGTCGTCTCGCCCGCGATGGGCGGTGTGATCATCGGCCACGAAATGGGCCGCGCGCTCGGCAAGCCCGCGATCTTCGTCGAACGGCCGACCGGCACGTTCGAACTGCGGCGCGGCTTCGCCATCGATCCCGGCGCGAAAGTCCTGATGGTCGAGGATGTCGTCACCACCGGCCTCTCGTCGCGCGAGGCGATGGAGGCGGTGCGCGCCGCGGGCGGCGAAGTGATCGCCGAAGCCGCGCTCGTCGACCGCTCGGCGGGCAGCGTTGATCTCGGCGTGCCCTTCTACCCGCTCGTCGCGATCAACTTCCCGACCTATGCCGCCGACGAACTGCCCGACGCGCTCGTCGCGACCGAGGCGGTAAAGCCTGGCAGCCGGAGCAAGGCGGCTTGACCGGCCCCTCGTCCTCGCGCCTGCGGCTCGGCGTCAACATCGACCATGTCGCGACGATCCGCAATGCGCGCGGGGGCGAGCATCCCGACCCGGTGCGCGCGGCCGAGATCGTCGCGGCGGTCGGCGGGGACGGCATCACCGCGCATCTGCGCGAGGACCGGCGCCATATCCGCGACGACGACCTCGCGCGCATCCAGGCGGCAACCGACCTGCCATTGAACCTCGAAATGGCGGCGACCGACGAGATGCTCGAAATCGCGCTGCGCCACAAACCGCACGCCGCATGCATCGTCCCCGAAAAGCGCGAGGAGCGCACGACCGAGGGCGGGCTCGACGCCGCAGGCCAGCACAATCATCTCGCCCCCATCGTCACCCGCCTCAATGACGCGGGCATCCGCGTCAGCCTGTTCATCGAGCCCGACGCGCGCCAGATCGAAGCGGCGATGCGCCTCCGCGCCCCCGTCGTCGAATTCCACACCGGCCGCTACGCCCATGTCGAGGGCGAGGAGCGCGCCGCCGAACTCCGCCGCCTCGCCGACGCCGCCGCGCTCGCGTGGAAGAATGGCATCGAGCCCCACGCGGGACACGGCCTCACCTATGAGAATGTCGTCCCCGTCGCCGCGATCCCGCAGCTCGCCGAACTCAACATCGGCCATTATCTGATCGGCGAGGCGATCTTTACGGGGCTGGAGGATGCGGTGCGCCGGATGCGCGCGCTGATGGACGAGGCGAGAGGCGCCGCGTGATCATCGGCCTCGGCTCCGACCTGTGCAATATCGAGCGGATCCAGAATTCGCTCGACCGTTTCGGCGAGCGCTTCGAAAACCGCGTCTTCACCGACATCGAGCGCGCCAAGGCCGCACGCCGTCCCTTCACCCGCGCCGGCACCTACGCCAAGCGCTTCGCCGCCAAGGAGGCTTTCTCCAAAGCCGTCGGCACGGGCTTCAAACGCGGCGTGTTCATGAAGGACATCGGCGTCGTCAACGCCCCCTCGGGCGCGCCGACGCTGGCGCTCACCGGCGGCGCCGCCGAACGGCTCGCGCAGATGACCCCCTCGGGATACCGCGCGCACATCCATCTGACGCTGACCGACGACCATCCGTGGGCGCAGGCTTTCGTCATCATCGAAGCAATCAAGGATTGAGTGAATAATGACGAAGCGTGGTGCGAAAGCCGGGACGAAGGATGACGGCAGCTGGGGCAAGTTGATCCGCGATGTCGTGGTGATATTGCTGCTCGTGCTCGGCATCCACAGCTGCGTCGCCAAGCCCTTCTATATCCCGTCCGATTCGATGATGCCGATTCTGCGCAACGGCGACCGGCTGATCGTCAGCAAATATCCCTATGGCTGGTCTTATTCGTCGGTCAGCTTCCACCTCGCGCCCAAGGTCGCGGGCCGGCTGTTCGGCAAGCTGCCCGAGCGCGGCGACATCGTCGTGCTCGAACATCCGGTGACGCGCGTCGATTATATCAAGCGCGTGATCGGCTTGCCGGGCGACACGATCGAACTAAGGAATGGCGAACTCAGCATCAACGGCAAGCCGGTGAAGCGCGAGGTGCAACCGATGCTCTCGATCCCGGTCGACCCGAACCTGCCCGGCCCCGACAGCAGCCTGTACCGCTTCGTGAATCGCGATACGAGCGGCCAGCAGGTCCTCGAGCTTCCCATCGTCCGTGAAACGCTGCCCGGCGGCGCGACCTTCGACACGATCGACATGGGCCCCGGCTATCCGACCGACGATTACGGCCCCGTCACCGTTCCCGCGAATCATCTGTTCCTGATGGGCGACAACCGCGACGGCAGCGCCGACAGCCGCGTCGACGCCAGCCAGAAGGGGCTCGGCGGCCCCGTCCCCTTCGACGCGATCGCCGGACGCGCCGAGATCATCAGCTTTTCGACCGACGGAACCGCCGAATGGTACAACCCATTGAGCTGGTTTAATGCCCTGCGGTCGGGGCGCGCGGGAACCGACCTGCGGCCCGAGCGTCAGGGCAGTTAGAGCAACGGGGAACAGGATATGGCGGCGACGAGGAAGACGACAGCGACACGCGCCGCCACTGTCCAGCCCGAAGCGCACACCGAGGCCCCCGGCCCCACCGAAATCCGCAGCCAGCTCGTCCGCACCGAGCTTTTGAAGGCGGGCGTGTGGCTCGGCCTCGCGCTGCTGATCGGCGTGTGCATCGTGCTGATCCAGCCGATCCTGCTGATCTTTGCCGGTATCGTCATGGCATCGATGCTCGACGGCGGGACGCGCCTGCTCGGCCGCGTATTGCCGATCGCCCGCGCCTGGCGCCTCCTCATCGTCTGCCTCTCGCTCCTGGCGTTTCTCGGCTGGACCATCCTGTTCGCGGGCTCGCAGATCGCCGATCAGGCCGCGACGCTGCAAACGGTCGTGATGGCGCAGATCGAGCGCATCGCCGCCTGGGCGAGCGATCATGGCATGGGCAATTTCCAGCTCGATACCAAGACGATCACCGACAATATCGCCGGCACCGTCGGCCGCGTCACCGCGGCGGTCGGTACGGTGCTCGGCGGGCTCACCAGCCTCGTGATGATCGTCGTGCTCGGCATCTTCATCGCGATCGAACCGAGGCTCTACGAGCGCGGCGTCGCATGGATGCTGCCGATGAAGGCCCGCGAGAATTTCTATATCACGACCGCGCGCATGGGCTTCACGCTGCGCCGGCTGATGGCGGGCCGCCTGCTCGGCATGTTCGTCGAAGGCGTCGGCACCTGGCTCGCCTGCATGGCGGTCGGCATCCCGATGGCGGCGTTGATGGGGCTGCTCACCGGCCTGCTCGCCTTCATCCCCAATATCGGCGCCATCGTCTCGGGTGTGCTGCTCGTGCTCGTCGGCTTTTCGGCGGGGACCGACACGGGCCTGTGGGCGATCGCCATCTATTTCGTTGTCCAGACGGTCGATGGTTATCTGATCGTCCCGATGGTCGCCAAAAAGACCGTCGACCTCGCGCCCGCGCTCGTGCTCGGCGCGCAGATCCTCTTCGGTGCGCTGCTCGGGCTCATGGGGCTGTTCCTCGCCGACCCGATCGTCGCGATGATCAAGGTCGCGCTCGAACGCGAAGCCGAACGCAACGCCGGCGCCGCCGATGCGAAAACGGCGGCAGGCATTTAGCCCGCCGCCGTTCTGCATTTCTTTGTGATCGCGCGCCTTACGGCTGCGGCGCGCCCGGCGGCGGACCACCAGGACCGCCAGGGCCACCGGGACCACCCTGCATCATCTGTTGCTGCTGCATCTGCTGCATCTGCTGCTGCATCGCGCGAACCTCGGCCTCCGAGCGGAAGTCGAGCAGGGTGACCGAGAAGTGCAGCGTGCTGTTCGCCGGGATCGGTCCGACGGCGCGGTCGCCATAGCCGAGCTTCGGCGGGATGCTGATCTTGTATTCGCCGCCCTTCTGCATCTGGGTCAGCGCCTCCGAAAAGCCCGGGACGACCTGCGCGACCTGCATCGGCGCCTGTTCGTTGGCGTCAAAGACGGTGCCGTCGTCGAGCTTGCCTTCATATTTGACCAGAACGACGTCGGCCTTCGTCGGGCTCGGCCCGGTGCCTGCCTTGACGACCTCGAACCCGATGCGCGGGGTCATGTGCCAGGCAAAGGCCGCGCCCGCGACCAGCAGCGCCGCGAGCCCGAACCACATCAGCCACAGCCCGCCCTTGCTCACCGGGCGCAGTGGAACCGTCGTTACGCTCATCTTGCAGTCCTTTTCCTGCCCCGCATTCCCGGGGGCGAATGTCGCGCACGCCTATAGGCGGTGCGGCGCGCGGCGGTCCAGAGGCAATTGAGCATGAGAACCGCGAGAGAATGAATGTCGGCTATTGGGTGGGGAGCGGGCTTCCTCAGACGGCGCGTTAGCGCGCCTGCTGCGCCGAACCGACCAAGCAGTAATGACAGCAAGCAGGATTATGTAAATCGATAGGCCGACCCCGAACCCTTGGCCTACGGCTTCGCTGAGCAAACCTGCGGGAGCGATGTAGCCCGCGATCACCCAGAACATTAGATCGCCATCATACTCGAAATGCAGATCGAAGATGTGCAGGACAGCGACAACAATCGGAATCGACCAGAGGTACCAAAGGAACAGCCTAAAGACGGATGAGGATGTCGGTAACTTCGGCATGTTTCTTTGTGCCAACATTACCGCTCGTCCGAAATCGGTCGTTTTCAGACCTTCGTCATCCCGGACTTGATCCGGGATCCCCTGCGGCGTTGAAGTCGTGGACCCCGGATCAAGTCCGGGGTGACGGTTCAAAAGAATGTCCACTTCCGGTCGAAACCCGCCCACCCCGCACCAATCCAACGAAAAAGGGCGCCGCGTTGCCGCGGCGCCCTTTTCACGATCAGGATCCCGAACGGGAGACGGTCTTACTTGATACCGTCGCGCTCCATCCGCTTGCGCTCCATCTTGCGGGCGCGGCGGACGGCGGCGGCGTGCTCGCGGGCACGCTTTTCGCTGGGCTTCTCGTAATGACGGCGCAGCTTCATTTCGCGATACACGCCCTCACGCTGCAGCTTCTTCTTGAGCGCGCGAAGGGCCTGGTCGACATTATTGTCGCGAACGATGATCTGCATACGCCGTGTCGTCTCCTGTTCGTCAAAACGATCTGCGGCCACCGGATGGATCCGGTTCGCCATAAACCGCCGATATTCGGGCAATAAAAAGAGCGCCGCGATCACGCGACGTTCCGATGAAGCGCCAACTAGAGAGATTCGCGCCGAAATGCAAGCCCCCGCGCGGCGAACCGCGCCTGCCTGGCTATCGAACCGCCCCACCCGCGCCCGGGATTGTGCCTGGCCCATGCCTTATGGCATAGGTAGCAGGACGAAACCAATCATCCAAGGGACAGGAACATGGCGACCCAGCTCAAGCGCAACAGCAAATATAGCGAAGCCGAATGGACGGCGCGGCAAGAGCTTGCCGCCTGCTATCGCATCTTCGCGATGATGGGCTGGGACGAGATGATCTTCAATCATATCACGGTGAAGGTTCCCGACGAGGAAGGCAGCTATCTCATCAATCCCTATGGCATGCACTTCAGCGAAGTGACCGCCTCGACGCTGATCAAGATCGACATCGACGGCAACAAGGTCGACGAGGATAATCCCTGGCACGTCAACAAGGCGGGCTTCGTCCAGCACAGCCTGTTCCACCGCGTCCTGCCCGATGCACACGCGATCATCCACACGCACACCACCGCGACGGTCGCGGTCTGCGCGCTCGAAGGCGGGCTGCAGCCGGTCAATTTCTATGCGTGCAACTTCGCGGGCCAGCTTGCCTATCATGATTTCGAGGGCGTGACGGTGCGCGAGGAAGAGGGCGAGCGCCTCGTCCAGAACCTCGGCGACAAGCGCATCCTGATGCTCAAGAATCACGGTCCCGTCGTGATGGGCAAGACGCTGACCGAAGCCTTCATCAAATATTGGGCGCTCCAGCGCGCTTGCGAGATCCAGATGGCGACGATGAGCATGGGCCAGCCGATCGTCGTTCCCGACGAGGTCGTCGCGGTCCACCAGCGCGACCTGTTCATGGCCTCGATCCCCGGCCAGGCGGGCAAGGCCGAATTCGACGCGATGGTGCGCAAGGTCGACAAGATCGATACGAGCTGGCGCGATTGAACCCCGCGCTTCGTCATTGCGAGGAGCGAAGCGACGCAATCCAGAGCGGCATAAGGCGCCCCTGGATTGCGTCGCTTCGCTCGCAATGGCGAAGGGGAAAAATGCGCGCATTTGAATTGGCGAGCCGCTAGAAGCCCCGCATGACGCGATTCTCGGTCAACGACCGCCCGGTCGAATATCGCATGGACCCCGAAACGCCCCTCTTGTGGGCGCTGCGCGACGCGTCGAACCTGACGGGCACCAAATATGGCTGCGGCACCGGCGAGTGCGGCGCATGCACCGTCGACATCGACGGCGAGGCGATCCGCAGCTGCCTGGTGACGATCGCCGAATGCGAGGGCCGTTTCGTCACCACGATTGAAGGGCTCGCGCGCGACCGCAGCCATCCGGTGCAGCAGGCGTGGGTCGCCGAGCAGGTGCCGCAATGCGGTTTCTGCCAGTCGGGGATGATCATGTCGGCGGCCGCGCTGCTGCGCGCGAACAGCAATCCCAGCGATGCCGAGATCGACGCCGCGATGACCGGCATCTGCCGCTGCGGTACCTATCCGCGCATCCGCACCGCGATCCGCCTCGCCGGCCGGGTGATGCGCGGCGAGGAGCGCATCGCCGCCGCGCCGCCCCCCGGCATCCGTCCCGAGGACGCCGCGCGCGCCGTGCCTTCGCTCCGCCCGCCGCGCGGCAGCTGAACGCGCCCGTTCATCTAGCTGAACCGGAGGCAACGGCGCGGTCAGCCATCGATCATCTTGCCACTGGTAAGAATCGCTTCATCATCCCGGCTGGTGCCTCCAGCAAACGGGACATGAGTTGGAGAATGGCGAGATGAAAAAGATGTTCGGAGGGTTGCTGATGGCGGCGACGATCCTGACTCCCATTGCCCCGGCTGCCGCGCAGGCGCCTGGCGAAAGAGTCCAGATCGCGCAGCGCGGCGACCGTGGAGACCGGGGGCCGCGCGGCCCCGAAGTGCGGCGCGGCGGCAATCGCGGCGAAACCCGCGCGCAACGACCGCAGCGACAGCAACGCAGCGAAATGCGCCAACAGCGCGGCAATGACGCACAGCGTCAGGCGCAGCGTCAGCAATGGCAGCAGCGCAGCAGCGGCGACCAGCAGCGCCAGCAATCGCAACAGCGCCGCGAACAGCAGCAGCGCGCGGCAGCGGCCCAGCGCCAGCGCGGCGGCACTTATGACCGCAACCGCGACGGCCGCATCGACCGCCAGTGGGACCGCAACCGCAATGGCCAGGTCGATCGGCGTTATGATCGCAACGACAACAACCGCGTCGATCGACGCTACGACCGCAATCGCAATGGCGACCTCGACCGCCGCTGGGATCGCAACAACAACAATCGCATCGACCGGCGCGACGGGCGTTACGATCGCAACCGCGACGGCCGGATCGACCGGCGTTACGACCGCAACAACAATAATCGCGTCGATCGGCGGTATGATAACCGCAGGCAGCACAGCTGGAATCGCGACTGGCGGAGCGACCGCCGCTATGACTGGCGCAGCTATCGCGAGCGGAACCGCAGCCATTACCGGATGCCGCGCTATTACAACCCGTATCGCGGTTACGGATATACGCGGTTCAGCATCGGCTTCAGCCTGAACTCGTTGTTCTACAGCTCGCGCTACTGGATCAACAACCCCGGCTATTACCGCCTGCCGCCCGCCTACGGCGGTACGCGCTGGATCCGCTATTATGACGATGCGCTTCTGGTCGACACCTATTCGGGCGAAGTGATCGACGTGATCTACGATTTCTTCTGGTAATATTCCTTTCGGTTACCCGAAGACAAACTGAGGGGCCGGTTCGCCGGCCCCCTTTTTTTGGCGGGTTTCGACCGAAATCTGCCCAACCAACTCCGTTCGCATCGAGCGAAGTCGAGATGCCCCTCGGCGTCGTGCAGGGTCGATGGGTGTCTCTACTTCGCTCGACACGAATGAGATTTTTGAGAGCGTCCGCTCCCCACCCCAAAGCCGACATTCTTCGCCCCCCCTTGCCCTGCCCCGCCCGCTCCGCCACGGTGGCGCGATCAGACAGGGGAGGCTTCATGCGTAAATTGGGATTGGTCGCGGCCGCGACGCTTGCGCTGCTCGGCTCGGCGGCGCACGCGAAAACCACGGCGATCTATGCGGGCCGCGTCATCACCGACGCGAGCAAGCCCGCTGAGGGGCCCTCGACCGTCATTGTCACCGACGGTCGCATCACCTCGATCACCCCCGGCCGCGCCGAAGCGCCGGCGGGCGCCGAGATCGTCGATCTCGGCGACAAGACATTGCTCCCCGGCCTCGTCGATCTCCACGTCCACCTGACCGGTGATCCCGGCGACGATTATCGCGCCGCCGCGGTCGATCCCGACGAATGGGGCGTCGTCGTCGGCGCCAAGAACGCCGCGATCACCTTGCGCGCGGGCTTCACCACGGTGCGCGAAGCCGGGTCGGCGCAATATACCGCCTATGCGCTGCGCCGCGGCACCGCGAACGGCTTTATCGAGGGGCCGCGCATCGTCGCCGCCGGCCCCGCGCTGTCGATCATCGGCGGCCACGGCGACGTCACCGGCTTCCGCGAAGACGTCCACGACGTCCTCGACACGGGCTATACCTGCACCGGCGCGCTCGAATGCGCCGAAAAGGTCCGCAAGGCGTCGCGCGCCGGCGCCGACGTCATCAAGATCACCGCGACCGGCGGGGTATTGTCGCAACAGGCGCGCGGGCTCGAGGGCCATTTCACCAGCGCCGAACTCCAAAGCATCGCCGACACCGCGCATTCGCTCGGCCTGAAGGTGATGGCGCATGCGCATGGCGCGGGCGGGATCACCGCCTCGGCGGCGGCGGGGATCGACAGCATCGAGCATGGCACCTTCGCCGACGACGCGACGCTGAAGGTGATGAAGGCCAAGGGCACCTATCTCGTCCCCACCCTCATGGCGTTCGAGGGGATCCGCGAACGGCTCGGCAAGGGCATCTATACCCCGACGGTCGAGGCGAAGGTGCGCATGACGCTGGGCGATGTGGGCAAGGCGGTGACGCGCGCCAAGGCGCTCGGTGTGCCGATCGCCTTCGGCACCGACTCCGGCGTGTTCGAACATGGCCGCAACGGGCAGGAATTCGCGCTGCTCGTCAAATATGGCCTCACCCCGCGCGAGGCGCTGGCAAGCGCCACGACGGTTGCCGCGAAGCTGCTCTCGATGGAAAGCGAGATCGGCCGCATCGCGCCCGGCATGTCGGCGGACATGATCGCGGTCAGCGGCGATCCGCTCGCCGATGTCACCGCGCTCGAAAAGGTCGACTGGGTGATGGCGCGCGGCCGCATCGCCGACTGAGCACCGGTCGCCGCGGCCACGCCAGCTTCGGGTCATTTGACACGGCGGGCCGCGTCGTCCACCCTTGGGCCTTCGCTCACAGCCAAAGGAGATCGACCCGCCGTCTCGCGGGTATGACGCTATGCGCCAGTTCACGATTGAAAGCCTTTCGACCGCCGATTCCATCCCCTTCCTCGCCGACCTACCGCCCTGGGCCGAAACGCTGACCGGCCTCGGCATCCTCGCATTCTTTGCGTGGGTCGCCAATTTCATCGTCAAGCATATCGTGCTGCGCGTCATCACCCGGTGGCTGCCGCACGAGGGTCTCACCCCGCTTCCCGTCGCCGCCCGGCTTGCCCATATCGTGCCCGCGCTCATCATATCGAACGGGATCGCGGCGGTGCCGCACCTGCCGCCCGCCGCCGTCACCGTGATCGGCAATGTCGCCGCCGCCTCGATCATCCTGTTCGTCGCGATGGCGGTCAGCCGCGCGCTCAGCCTTGGCAACGAAATCTACGACCGCCGCCCCGATGCGGCCAGCCGCCCGATCAAGGGCTATGTCCAGCTCCTGAAGATCATCCTCTACGGCGGCGCCGCGGTCCTTGTCATCGCCGCGCTGATGGACCAGTCGCCGCTGATCCTCCTGTCGGGGATCGGTGCGATGGCGGCGGTGCTGTTGCTGGTGTTCAAGGACACGATCCTGTCGCTCGTCGCCTCGGTCCAGCTTACTTCGAACGACATGCTGCGCGTCGGCGACTGGATCGAGATGCCGGCGCTGAACGCCGACGGCGACGTGATCGATATCGCGCTCCACACGGTGAAGGTGCAGAATTGGGACAAGACGATCACCACCATCCCGACGCACCGGCTGATTTCGGAAAGCTTCAAGAACTGGCGCGGCATGTCCGAATCGGGCGGGCGGCGGATCAAGCGGTCGATCTTCATCGACCAGAATGGCATCCGCTTCCTGACGCCCGACGAAAAGCAGGCGCTGCGCCGCTTCCAGCTGCTCGACGATTATCTCGGCCACAAGCAGGCCGAACTCGGCGAATGGAACGCGGCGGCCGAACGGGCCGGGCGCGATCCCGTCAACATCCGCCGCGTCACCAATATCGGCACGCTGCGCGCCTATATCGTCGAATATCTCCGCGCCAATTCGCATATCGCCAAGGATATGACGCTGATCGTGCGCCAGCTCGATCCCACGCCGCAGGGGCTGCCCGTCGAAATCTATTGCTTCACAAATACGACCGCGTGGAGCGCCTATGAGGATATCCAGTCGGACATCTTCGACCATCTGCTGGCGATCCTTCCCGAATTCAGCCTCCGCCCATTCCAGGAACCGAGCGGTCTCGACCTGCGGCGCGGCCTCGCGGCCTGACCGCGGCGCCGCCCTTTATGCCGCCCGCCGGACGCGTCCCCGCGCCGGCGCGGCGGCCTTTGACCCGATCAGCGCCTCGATCTCGACCCCCGCGGCGAACTGGACGCCGACGCGGTTGTCCGCCGACCAGCGCGCCTCGGCATCGACCGACTGGCCGGGCCCGAATTCGAGCGTGAGGGGTGTTCCCGGCGGGACGTTCCACAGCCCTTCGATCAGCGCGCCGCGCGACGACATGTTGCGGACGATCGCCTCGTAACGGTGTCCGCCGCTATCGATCTGGATCGTGCGAAAGACCGTCAGCCGCGCCTCGCGCGCGCTTTTGAAACCCTTGGCTTCGACGCGCCCGCCGCCTTCGCGGAGCAGCGCGAGCACCTCGGCCAGCGCCATCGGACGCCCATAGATATAGCCCTGGACATGGCTGCACCCCAGCCCCCTGACCAGCGCGAGATCGTCGTGCGTTTCGACCCCCTCGGCGGTCGTCTCCATATCGAGCGCGGTCGCAAGCCCCACGATCGACGAGATGATCGCGGCGTTCATGCTGTTCTTGTCGGCGGCGCCAAGGACGAAGCTCTGGTCGATCTTGATCTTGTCGAACGGCGCTTTCTTGAGATAGCCGAGCGCCGAATAGCCGGTGCCGAAATCGTCGAGCGCGAGCCGCACGCCGGTGCGTTTCAGTTTCTGGAACATCGCCAGATTTTCGGCGCTTTCGTCGAGGAAGACGCCTTCGGTAATCTCCAGCTCGAGCTGCTCGGGCCGGATACCCGCCGCCGACACCGCGTTGACGATCGTCGCGGGCAGCTTTTCGTTCGCGAACTGGCGCGGCGAGACGTTCACCGCGACGCGGTAGCCGGGGCCGATCCGCGCGATCGCCGCGCAGGCCGATC
This genomic interval from Sphingopyxis chilensis contains the following:
- the acpS gene encoding holo-ACP synthase; protein product: MIIGLGSDLCNIERIQNSLDRFGERFENRVFTDIERAKAARRPFTRAGTYAKRFAAKEAFSKAVGTGFKRGVFMKDIGVVNAPSGAPTLALTGGAAERLAQMTPSGYRAHIHLTLTDDHPWAQAFVIIEAIKD
- a CDS encoding (2Fe-2S)-binding protein gives rise to the protein MTRFSVNDRPVEYRMDPETPLLWALRDASNLTGTKYGCGTGECGACTVDIDGEAIRSCLVTIAECEGRFVTTIEGLARDRSHPVQQAWVAEQVPQCGFCQSGMIMSAAALLRANSNPSDAEIDAAMTGICRCGTYPRIRTAIRLAGRVMRGEERIAAAPPPGIRPEDAARAVPSLRPPRGS
- the pyrE gene encoding orotate phosphoribosyltransferase, whose product is MTDDEILAEFRAADALLQGHFLLSSGRHSEYYLQCARVLMDTERAGRLAAALAAKLPRELRQAIDIVVSPAMGGVIIGHEMGRALGKPAIFVERPTGTFELRRGFAIDPGAKVLMVEDVVTTGLSSREAMEAVRAAGGEVIAEAALVDRSAGSVDLGVPFYPLVAINFPTYAADELPDALVATEAVKPGSRSKAA
- a CDS encoding FKBP-type peptidyl-prolyl cis-trans isomerase; translated protein: MSVTTVPLRPVSKGGLWLMWFGLAALLVAGAAFAWHMTPRIGFEVVKAGTGPSPTKADVVLVKYEGKLDDGTVFDANEQAPMQVAQVVPGFSEALTQMQKGGEYKISIPPKLGYGDRAVGPIPANSTLHFSVTLLDFRSEAEVRAMQQQMQQMQQQQMMQGGPGGPGGPGGPPPGAPQP
- a CDS encoding RcnB family protein yields the protein MKKMFGGLLMAATILTPIAPAAAQAPGERVQIAQRGDRGDRGPRGPEVRRGGNRGETRAQRPQRQQRSEMRQQRGNDAQRQAQRQQWQQRSSGDQQRQQSQQRREQQQRAAAAQRQRGGTYDRNRDGRIDRQWDRNRNGQVDRRYDRNDNNRVDRRYDRNRNGDLDRRWDRNNNNRIDRRDGRYDRNRDGRIDRRYDRNNNNRVDRRYDNRRQHSWNRDWRSDRRYDWRSYRERNRSHYRMPRYYNPYRGYGYTRFSIGFSLNSLFYSSRYWINNPGYYRLPPAYGGTRWIRYYDDALLVDTYSGEVIDVIYDFFW
- a CDS encoding AI-2E family transporter — its product is MAATRKTTATRAATVQPEAHTEAPGPTEIRSQLVRTELLKAGVWLGLALLIGVCIVLIQPILLIFAGIVMASMLDGGTRLLGRVLPIARAWRLLIVCLSLLAFLGWTILFAGSQIADQAATLQTVVMAQIERIAAWASDHGMGNFQLDTKTITDNIAGTVGRVTAAVGTVLGGLTSLVMIVVLGIFIAIEPRLYERGVAWMLPMKARENFYITTARMGFTLRRLMAGRLLGMFVEGVGTWLACMAVGIPMAALMGLLTGLLAFIPNIGAIVSGVLLVLVGFSAGTDTGLWAIAIYFVVQTVDGYLIVPMVAKKTVDLAPALVLGAQILFGALLGLMGLFLADPIVAMIKVALEREAERNAGAADAKTAAGI
- a CDS encoding pyridoxine 5'-phosphate synthase, translating into MTGPSSSRLRLGVNIDHVATIRNARGGEHPDPVRAAEIVAAVGGDGITAHLREDRRHIRDDDLARIQAATDLPLNLEMAATDEMLEIALRHKPHAACIVPEKREERTTEGGLDAAGQHNHLAPIVTRLNDAGIRVSLFIEPDARQIEAAMRLRAPVVEFHTGRYAHVEGEERAAELRRLADAAALAWKNGIEPHAGHGLTYENVVPVAAIPQLAELNIGHYLIGEAIFTGLEDAVRRMRALMDEARGAA
- a CDS encoding class II aldolase/adducin family protein — translated: MATQLKRNSKYSEAEWTARQELAACYRIFAMMGWDEMIFNHITVKVPDEEGSYLINPYGMHFSEVTASTLIKIDIDGNKVDEDNPWHVNKAGFVQHSLFHRVLPDAHAIIHTHTTATVAVCALEGGLQPVNFYACNFAGQLAYHDFEGVTVREEEGERLVQNLGDKRILMLKNHGPVVMGKTLTEAFIKYWALQRACEIQMATMSMGQPIVVPDEVVAVHQRDLFMASIPGQAGKAEFDAMVRKVDKIDTSWRD
- the coxB gene encoding cytochrome c oxidase subunit II, with translation MKSLKTLVIAAALSLGAVGAGHAQAPAAAPAEAPAVGAPANPAPAATDAAATAAAPAGDATYVPMKPTPGVGQPVDAGIDFQPQVSPVGEQAYWFNHVILLPVITIITLLVLGLLLWAMFRYRAKANPVPSKTTHNTLIEIIWTAIPVLILAVIAVPSIRLLAQQYEPPSKDALTIKVTGYQWYWGYAYPDQGIGEYVSKILPKDKAEAAGEPYHLAVDNRMVVPVGRQVKLIITGADVIHSFAVPAFWTKMDAVPGRANETTFTANKVGVYYGQCSELCGVDHGYMPIAVEVLPVDKWEAWVRSKGGNPAGPVAPAPAAAAPAPAVAAPAATPAAATTEAAPAAAPAAAPAAKN
- the lepB gene encoding signal peptidase I — translated: MTKRGAKAGTKDDGSWGKLIRDVVVILLLVLGIHSCVAKPFYIPSDSMMPILRNGDRLIVSKYPYGWSYSSVSFHLAPKVAGRLFGKLPERGDIVVLEHPVTRVDYIKRVIGLPGDTIELRNGELSINGKPVKREVQPMLSIPVDPNLPGPDSSLYRFVNRDTSGQQVLELPIVRETLPGGATFDTIDMGPGYPTDDYGPVTVPANHLFLMGDNRDGSADSRVDASQKGLGGPVPFDAIAGRAEIISFSTDGTAEWYNPLSWFNALRSGRAGTDLRPERQGS
- the rpsU gene encoding 30S ribosomal protein S21, encoding MQIIVRDNNVDQALRALKKKLQREGVYREMKLRRHYEKPSEKRAREHAAAVRRARKMERKRMERDGIK